The following are encoded together in the Magnetospirillum gryphiswaldense MSR-1 v2 genome:
- a CDS encoding sensor histidine kinase: MVRIWPGRLLICLTTAMMWLGLALPARADASISTLLSSTLNDHNMVMLLIEPETGAIVDANDAASRFYGYNLPQLRSMSVQDLNTLGQDEVAAERRRAKVEKRNYFIFPHRLASGDLRTVEVYSAPLRDTGGRTLLLSIVHDITGKAVADGELAAYRMRLEELVTRRTAEATQAQSRLRFWMTLGLAMQTVLIVALVIAVMRRHSALKEVAHEAHTRRRAEEKLAIANADLQRFAEIAAHHLQEPTRRLIVFSQRLNKLLPNQANENIAFSLSTIEEQAGYLHALVRDVQVYLAAASPLGPITALDPARMIEQIRNDLRARFAEQQAELIVAPLPTIHMDTPRLRYLLNALLDNCLRHARPDTPPRIAISGETRDGRAILRIADNGPGIPVDFRARVLEVFEHLHAQAGSRPGTGLGLAVVRRIVTSCDGHVAIEDSPLGGIQIVLDLPGEAP, encoded by the coding sequence ATGGTGCGGATTTGGCCGGGGCGGCTGCTGATCTGCCTGACGACCGCCATGATGTGGTTGGGACTGGCCCTGCCGGCGCGGGCGGACGCCAGCATCAGCACCTTGCTGTCCAGCACGCTCAACGACCACAACATGGTCATGCTGTTGATCGAGCCCGAAACCGGGGCGATCGTCGATGCCAATGATGCCGCCAGCCGCTTTTACGGCTACAACCTGCCGCAATTGCGCAGCATGAGCGTCCAGGATCTCAACACCCTGGGCCAGGACGAGGTGGCGGCGGAACGGCGCCGCGCCAAGGTGGAAAAGCGCAATTACTTCATTTTCCCGCACCGTCTGGCCAGTGGCGACCTGCGTACGGTCGAGGTTTACTCCGCCCCCTTGCGCGATACCGGCGGTCGCACGCTGTTGCTGTCCATCGTCCACGACATCACCGGCAAGGCGGTGGCCGATGGCGAGCTTGCCGCCTATCGCATGCGGCTGGAGGAATTGGTCACCCGCCGCACCGCCGAGGCCACCCAGGCGCAAAGCCGCCTGCGTTTTTGGATGACCTTGGGTCTGGCCATGCAGACGGTGCTGATCGTCGCCCTGGTCATCGCCGTCATGCGGCGCCATTCGGCGTTGAAGGAAGTGGCGCACGAAGCCCATACCCGCCGCCGGGCCGAGGAAAAGCTGGCCATCGCCAACGCCGATCTTCAGCGTTTCGCCGAAATCGCCGCCCACCACCTGCAGGAACCGACCCGCCGCCTGATCGTGTTCTCGCAGCGTCTGAACAAGCTGCTGCCCAATCAGGCCAACGAGAACATCGCCTTTTCCCTCAGCACCATCGAGGAGCAGGCCGGCTATCTGCACGCCCTGGTGCGTGACGTCCAGGTCTATCTGGCCGCCGCCTCGCCCTTGGGGCCGATCACCGCCCTCGACCCGGCCCGCATGATCGAGCAGATCCGCAACGATCTGCGCGCCCGCTTCGCCGAACAGCAGGCCGAGTTGATTGTGGCGCCTCTGCCGACAATCCACATGGATACACCGCGCCTGCGCTATCTGCTCAACGCGCTGTTGGACAATTGCCTGCGCCACGCCCGCCCCGATACCCCACCGCGCATCGCCATCAGCGGCGAAACTCGCGATGGCCGCGCCATCTTGCGCATCGCCGACAACGGACCGGGTATTCCGGTCGATTTCCGCGCCCGCGTGTTGGAAGTTTTTGAACACCTGCACGCCCAGGCGGGCAGCCGCCCGGGAACCGGCTTGGGATTGGCGGTGGTCCGTCGTATCGTTACTAGTTGTGATGGTCATGTCGCCATCGAGGATTCTCCCTTGGGCGGCATTCAAATCGTTCTTGATCTGCCTGGAGAAGCACCGTGA
- a CDS encoding response regulator: MTGHIDTHFHILLVEDSQVDAHLTRAALEENRFAVSMHHVTDGIEALDYLRQQGQNFTDGLRPDLILLDLNMPRMNGREFLTAMKADPNLSDIPVVILTTSDVEQDVIASYKLGAAGYVTKPVDLEQFIHAINQLGNYWFKLVRVPHS; the protein is encoded by the coding sequence GTGACCGGTCATATCGACACCCATTTCCATATCCTGCTGGTCGAGGATTCCCAGGTCGATGCCCATCTGACCCGCGCCGCCCTGGAAGAAAACCGCTTTGCCGTGTCCATGCATCACGTCACCGACGGCATTGAGGCGCTGGATTATCTGCGCCAGCAGGGGCAAAACTTCACGGATGGCCTGCGCCCGGACCTGATCCTGCTGGACCTGAACATGCCACGCATGAACGGGCGCGAGTTTCTGACCGCCATGAAGGCCGATCCCAATCTGTCGGATATCCCGGTGGTGATCCTCACCACCTCGGACGTGGAACAGGACGTCATCGCCTCGTACAAGCTGGGTGCCGCCGGCTATGTCACCAAGCCGGTGGACCTGGAGCAGTTCATCCACGCCATCAATCAGTTGGGCAATTACTGGTTCAAGCTGGTCCGGGTGCCGCATTCCTGA
- a CDS encoding SemiSWEET transporter, whose translation MQDYIGAIAGGLTTLAFVPQVVKTLKTRQTRDISTAMWLLFCAGVALWLVYGLMLGAWPVIVANAVTLVLAATILWVKLSNRHRDADQECGTRTSLNQ comes from the coding sequence ATGCAGGATTATATTGGCGCCATTGCTGGTGGTCTGACCACTTTGGCCTTCGTCCCGCAGGTGGTCAAGACTTTGAAGACCCGCCAGACCCGCGACATTTCCACCGCCATGTGGCTGTTGTTCTGCGCGGGCGTGGCGCTGTGGCTGGTCTATGGACTGATGCTGGGGGCGTGGCCGGTGATCGTGGCCAATGCCGTCACCTTGGTCCTGGCCGCCACCATCCTATGGGTCAAGCTGTCCAATCGTCACCGCGACGCCGATCAGGAATGCGGCACCCGGACCAGCTTGAACCAGTAA
- a CDS encoding CidA/LrgA family protein, which produces MSILGSITVLLACQLAGETIAKLFSLPVPGPVIGMAILFVGLLIRRGLPAELDKSAAFLLSHMSLLFIPAGTGVVVHAKLIAAEWLPISTALLLGTAITIAVTGLTMAALLKLRGRAKP; this is translated from the coding sequence ATGAGCATTCTTGGTTCTATCACGGTTTTGCTGGCGTGCCAGTTGGCCGGCGAGACCATCGCCAAGCTTTTCTCGCTGCCGGTCCCCGGCCCGGTGATCGGCATGGCCATCTTATTCGTCGGTCTGCTCATCCGTCGCGGCTTGCCCGCCGAGTTGGACAAAAGCGCCGCTTTCCTGTTGTCGCATATGTCGCTTTTGTTCATTCCCGCCGGCACCGGGGTGGTGGTGCATGCCAAGCTGATCGCGGCGGAATGGCTGCCCATTTCCACCGCGCTGCTGTTGGGGACGGCCATCACCATCGCCGTCACCGGCCTGACCATGGCGGCATTGTTGAAGTTGCGCGGCAGGGCCAAGCCATGA
- a CDS encoding LrgB family protein, with product MTALWTHLHSNPLTWLTLTLVVYQAAHWLWRRSGMMPLLNPVLLSIAALSTVLTVAGIDYARYFSGAQIIHFLLGPATVALAIPLYKQLNRLRQSFLALLVGLLAGSVAAILASLALGWALGASRQTIMSLAPKSATSPIAMGIAEQIGGLPSLTAVLAILTGIIGAVGGGWLMDRLRITDDRARGVAMGTASHGIGTARALQMGEVTGAFSGLAMGLNGIATALLAPILVKWLMG from the coding sequence ATGACCGCGCTGTGGACCCATCTGCACAGCAATCCGCTGACCTGGCTGACCTTGACCCTGGTGGTGTATCAGGCGGCGCACTGGCTGTGGCGACGCTCTGGCATGATGCCGCTGCTGAACCCGGTCTTGCTGTCCATCGCCGCCTTGTCGACTGTCCTGACCGTGGCCGGCATCGATTACGCCCGCTATTTCTCCGGCGCCCAGATCATTCATTTTCTCCTCGGCCCGGCCACCGTGGCGCTGGCCATTCCGCTTTACAAGCAGTTGAACCGGCTGCGGCAATCATTCCTGGCCCTGCTGGTCGGATTGCTGGCGGGATCGGTTGCGGCCATCCTGGCGTCGTTGGCCTTGGGCTGGGCCTTGGGGGCGTCGCGGCAAACCATCATGTCGCTAGCGCCGAAATCGGCAACCTCGCCCATCGCCATGGGTATCGCCGAACAGATCGGCGGCCTGCCGTCGCTGACCGCCGTGTTGGCCATCCTGACCGGCATCATCGGAGCGGTGGGCGGTGGCTGGCTGATGGACCGCCTGCGCATCACCGACGACCGCGCCCGCGGCGTCGCCATGGGCACCGCCTCACATGGGATCGGTACCGCCCGAGCCTTGCAGATGGGGGAAGTGACCGGAGCGTTTTCCGGCTTGGCCATGGGCCTGAACGGCATCGCCACCGCGTTGCTGGCGCCCATCCTGGTCAAGTGGCTGATGGGGTGA
- a CDS encoding fumarate hydratase, protein MTDFVYQELFPLSHDDTPYRKITTDGVGTASFNGQDVVTIAPEAITRLTFEAIKDTSHLLRPAHLASLRNILDDKDASANDKFVAYDLLKNACIAAGGTLPMCQDTGTAIVMGKKGQRVWTGGSDEAAISKGVQQAYTDLNLRYSQTAALNMYDEVNTGTNLPAQIDLFATEGDAYKFMFMAKGGGSANKTFLYQQTKALLNPASLLKFLDAQIRTLGTSACPPYHLAIVIGGLSAEMTLKTVKLASAKYLDSLPTSGNDQGRAFRDLELEQVVLKMTQDMGIGAQFGGKYFCHDVRVVRLPRHGASCPVAIGVSCSADRQILGKITKDGVYVEALERDPAKYLPEVDASKLSGEVVKIDLNRPMDEIRKTLAQYPIKTRVSLTGPMIVARDIAHAKLKERLDRGEGLPEYFKQTGVYYAGPAKTPTGMASGSFGPTTAGRMDSYVDQFQAAGGSMLMIAKGNRSKAVTEACQKHGGFYLGSIGGAAARLAQDCIKKVEVVEYPELGMEAIWRIEVVDFPAFIVVDDKGNDFFAEFAH, encoded by the coding sequence ATGACCGATTTTGTCTATCAGGAGCTGTTCCCGCTTTCCCACGACGACACGCCCTATCGCAAGATCACGACCGACGGCGTCGGAACTGCCAGCTTTAACGGCCAGGACGTGGTCACAATCGCCCCCGAGGCCATCACCCGGCTGACCTTTGAAGCCATCAAGGACACCTCGCATTTGCTGCGCCCGGCCCATCTGGCCTCGCTGCGCAATATCCTTGACGATAAGGATGCCTCGGCCAACGACAAGTTCGTCGCCTATGATCTGCTGAAGAATGCCTGCATCGCCGCCGGCGGCACCCTGCCCATGTGCCAGGACACCGGTACCGCCATCGTCATGGGCAAGAAGGGCCAGCGGGTCTGGACCGGCGGCAGCGACGAAGCGGCCATCAGCAAGGGCGTGCAACAGGCCTATACCGACCTCAATCTGCGCTATTCGCAGACCGCCGCGCTCAACATGTATGACGAGGTCAACACCGGCACCAACCTGCCGGCGCAGATCGATTTGTTCGCCACCGAGGGCGATGCCTACAAGTTCATGTTCATGGCCAAGGGCGGCGGCTCGGCCAACAAGACTTTCCTCTATCAGCAGACCAAGGCGTTGCTGAACCCGGCATCGCTGCTGAAATTCCTGGATGCGCAGATCCGCACCCTGGGCACCTCGGCCTGTCCGCCCTATCACCTGGCCATCGTCATCGGCGGCCTGTCGGCGGAAATGACCCTGAAGACGGTCAAGCTGGCCAGCGCTAAGTATCTGGACAGCCTGCCGACCAGCGGCAACGACCAGGGCCGTGCCTTCCGCGACCTGGAACTGGAGCAGGTGGTGTTGAAGATGACCCAGGACATGGGCATCGGCGCCCAGTTCGGCGGCAAGTATTTCTGCCACGATGTCCGCGTCGTCCGCCTGCCGCGCCACGGTGCGTCGTGCCCGGTGGCCATCGGCGTCTCGTGCTCGGCCGATCGTCAGATTCTGGGCAAGATCACCAAGGACGGCGTCTATGTCGAGGCGCTGGAACGCGATCCCGCCAAGTATCTGCCGGAGGTGGACGCCAGCAAGCTGTCGGGCGAGGTGGTCAAGATCGACCTCAATCGTCCCATGGATGAAATCCGCAAGACCCTGGCCCAGTACCCGATCAAGACCCGCGTCTCGTTGACCGGCCCGATGATCGTCGCCCGCGACATCGCCCATGCCAAGCTGAAGGAACGTCTGGATCGGGGCGAAGGCCTGCCGGAATACTTCAAGCAGACGGGCGTCTATTATGCCGGTCCGGCCAAGACGCCGACCGGCATGGCCTCGGGCTCGTTCGGCCCGACCACCGCCGGGCGCATGGATTCCTATGTGGATCAGTTCCAGGCCGCCGGTGGCTCCATGCTGATGATCGCCAAGGGCAACCGCTCGAAGGCGGTGACCGAGGCCTGCCAGAAGCATGGCGGCTTCTATCTGGGCTCCATCGGTGGCGCCGCCGCCCGTCTGGCCCAGGACTGCATCAAGAAGGTGGAAGTGGTGGAATACCCGGAACTGGGCATGGAAGCCATCTGGCGCATCGAAGTGGTGGATTTCCCCGCCTTTATCGTCGTCGACGACAAGGGCAACGACTTCTTCGCCGAATTCGCCCACTGA
- a CDS encoding SspB family protein, with product MSEDTLRYDKMVEDALRGVVREALTITARDGLFGDHHFYITFRTRFPGIGMGDHILARHPEEMTIVLQHQFWGLEVDETFFRVTLSFSGKSETLIVPFAAVTGFADPSAKFGLQFQAMDGDDDDEAEGEAVEAEAEETAATPVTDIPADAEGKVIALDAFRKK from the coding sequence ATGAGCGAAGACACGCTGCGTTACGATAAAATGGTGGAAGACGCCCTGCGCGGCGTGGTGCGCGAAGCCCTGACGATCACCGCGCGCGACGGTCTGTTCGGTGATCACCATTTCTATATCACCTTCCGCACCCGCTTTCCCGGAATCGGCATGGGCGACCACATCCTTGCCCGCCACCCCGAGGAGATGACCATCGTCCTCCAGCATCAGTTCTGGGGGCTCGAGGTCGACGAGACCTTCTTCCGCGTCACCCTGTCGTTCTCCGGCAAGTCGGAAACCCTGATCGTGCCGTTCGCGGCGGTGACCGGTTTCGCCGATCCGTCGGCCAAGTTCGGCCTGCAATTCCAGGCCATGGACGGCGATGACGACGATGAGGCTGAGGGCGAGGCGGTTGAGGCCGAGGCCGAGGAAACCGCCGCCACACCGGTAACCGACATCCCCGCCGATGCCGAGGGCAAGGTCATCGCCCTGGATGCTTTCCGCAAGAAGTAA
- a CDS encoding LysR substrate-binding domain-containing protein, with protein sequence MPRPLPPFDLDLLRTFVTVVEAGGFTRAAARLDLTQSTVSIHIRRLEDGLGQRVFVRDRRQLALSATGEILLPMARQMLDLADAARIRLLEPDIGGTVRLGTPEDFATLHLPDVLSRFARVHPQVALEVNCDFTANLLDGFAKGQYDLILCKREPQGPSGGINVWREPLVWVGPERLRLDDDQSIPLVLAPSPDIYRRRALAALEQSGRRWRVVYTSPSLAGVQAAVRAGLGFTVLAKETVAPGLVMVGPERGLPELADTEIALYRAPGTPSKAAALLAEHIVRSLEASEA encoded by the coding sequence ATGCCCAGGCCGCTGCCCCCCTTCGACCTGGATTTGCTGCGTACTTTCGTCACCGTGGTCGAGGCCGGTGGCTTCACCCGTGCCGCCGCCCGCCTGGACCTGACCCAGTCGACGGTCAGCATCCACATTCGCCGTCTGGAAGACGGCCTGGGCCAACGCGTGTTCGTGCGGGACCGTCGCCAACTGGCCCTGTCCGCCACCGGCGAGATTCTGTTGCCCATGGCCCGGCAGATGCTGGACTTGGCCGATGCCGCCCGCATCCGCCTGCTGGAGCCGGATATCGGCGGCACCGTGCGGCTGGGCACGCCCGAGGATTTCGCCACCCTGCATCTGCCCGACGTGTTGTCACGCTTCGCCCGCGTCCATCCCCAGGTGGCGCTCGAGGTCAATTGCGACTTCACCGCCAACCTGTTGGACGGTTTCGCCAAGGGCCAATACGATCTGATATTGTGCAAGCGCGAGCCGCAAGGTCCGTCCGGCGGCATCAACGTCTGGCGCGAGCCCCTGGTTTGGGTCGGGCCGGAACGGCTGCGTCTGGACGATGATCAATCCATCCCGCTGGTCCTGGCTCCCAGTCCCGATATCTACCGCCGCCGTGCTTTGGCCGCCCTGGAACAAAGCGGGCGGCGCTGGCGTGTCGTCTATACCAGCCCCAGCCTGGCCGGGGTGCAGGCGGCGGTGCGGGCCGGGTTGGGTTTTACCGTGCTGGCCAAGGAAACCGTGGCTCCCGGTCTGGTCATGGTCGGGCCGGAACGTGGCTTGCCCGAACTGGCTGACACCGAGATCGCCCTGTACCGGGCGCCGGGAACGCCGTCCAAGGCGGCGGCATTGCTGGCCGAACACATCGTCCGTTCGCTCGAGGCGTCCGAGGCCTGA
- a CDS encoding P-II family nitrogen regulator, producing the protein MTAEEGPAKLVSIVTEAAVETLLLREIEAMGIDGYTIADVRGRGTRGRRSGSWDASASIRVDVVCAPVRAEALALRVKERFAPGYALFIFICDAWVP; encoded by the coding sequence ATGACCGCCGAGGAGGGGCCGGCCAAACTGGTCAGCATCGTCACCGAGGCGGCGGTGGAAACGCTGCTGCTGCGGGAAATCGAGGCCATGGGCATCGACGGCTATACCATTGCCGACGTGCGCGGACGGGGAACGCGGGGCCGCCGCTCCGGCAGTTGGGACGCATCGGCCAGCATTCGCGTCGACGTGGTCTGCGCCCCTGTCCGGGCCGAGGCCTTGGCGCTCAGGGTCAAGGAACGCTTCGCCCCCGGCTATGCCTTGTTCATTTTCATCTGCGACGCCTGGGTGCCCTGA
- a CDS encoding sodium-dependent bicarbonate transport family permease, with translation MAIDPVILFFVLGVAAGLMRSELRLPAPVYELVSMILLLSIGLKGGVELARQPALDLMPQIAAVTVMGIVLTLLAFPLLRGLGRFSRVDAAAIAAHYGSVSVGTFAVAAAYLTYRQIGFEQHMPLFVVVLEIPAIIIGVLLAKGLGRQQAWGRMLHEVLCGKSMVLLVGGLLVGWVAGEDGVQSIKPLFFDLFKGVLALFLLEMGLIAAGHVGGLLRQGLFLLGFGMAMPLIGAVVGTMVALGLGLSLGGTVLLATMAASASYIAAPAAFRLVVPEAKPAFSLATSLGVTFPFNIVLGIPLYHWMAERAQMMKGVW, from the coding sequence ATGGCCATCGATCCGGTCATCCTGTTCTTCGTCCTCGGCGTCGCCGCCGGCCTGATGCGGTCGGAACTGCGTCTGCCGGCGCCGGTCTACGAGCTGGTCAGCATGATTTTGCTGCTGTCCATCGGCCTGAAGGGCGGCGTCGAACTGGCCCGCCAGCCGGCCTTGGACCTGATGCCGCAAATAGCGGCGGTGACCGTCATGGGCATCGTGCTGACCTTGCTGGCCTTTCCGTTGCTACGCGGTCTGGGGCGGTTTTCCCGCGTTGACGCCGCCGCCATCGCCGCCCATTACGGCTCGGTCAGCGTCGGTACCTTCGCTGTGGCGGCGGCCTATCTGACCTATCGCCAGATCGGCTTCGAGCAGCACATGCCCCTGTTCGTGGTGGTCTTGGAAATTCCCGCCATCATCATCGGCGTGCTGCTGGCCAAGGGATTGGGGCGGCAACAGGCCTGGGGCCGCATGTTGCACGAGGTGTTGTGCGGCAAAAGCATGGTGCTTCTGGTCGGCGGTCTGCTGGTGGGCTGGGTCGCCGGCGAGGATGGGGTGCAGTCGATCAAGCCCCTGTTCTTCGATCTGTTCAAGGGCGTGCTGGCCCTGTTCCTGCTGGAAATGGGACTGATCGCCGCCGGTCATGTGGGCGGGTTGTTGCGGCAGGGCCTGTTCCTGCTGGGCTTCGGCATGGCCATGCCGCTTATCGGCGCGGTGGTGGGAACCATGGTCGCCCTGGGCCTGGGCTTGTCGTTGGGCGGCACCGTGCTGCTGGCGACCATGGCGGCCAGCGCCTCGTACATCGCCGCCCCCGCCGCCTTCCGCCTGGTGGTGCCCGAGGCCAAGCCGGCCTTTTCGCTGGCCACTTCCCTGGGGGTGACGTTTCCGTTCAATATCGTCCTCGGCATCCCGCTGTATCATTGGATGGCCGAGCGGGCGCAAATGATGAAAGGAGTATGGTGA
- the apbC gene encoding iron-sulfur cluster carrier protein ApbC has product MAVISESQVIEALKTIVDPDKGADIVSLGMVSGVVVKDGHVTFAIEVEPERGPKLEPLRKAAEKAVHDLAGVLTVSAVLTAERHVHGGPKGGHDHGHGQQGAERPLLPDVKAIIAVASGKGGVGKSTTATNLAMALSQQGLKVGLFDADIYGPSMPRMLGIEGEPVSPDGQTLLPMESYGVKCMSIGFLVPEDSPIIWRGPMVMGAIQQLLRDVQWGELDVMVIDMPPGTGDTQLTISQNLPLTGAVIVSTPQDIALLDARKGLNMFRKVDIPVLGIIENMSYYICPKCGDEAHIFGHGGAKAEAAKLSCDFLGEVPLDIVIRETADRGEPIVVSKPSSSHAKAYRDIAKKVWDKVQLIQSGAKKGPKISFQ; this is encoded by the coding sequence ATGGCCGTGATCTCCGAAAGCCAGGTTATTGAGGCGCTGAAGACAATCGTCGATCCCGACAAGGGAGCGGATATCGTGTCGTTGGGCATGGTGTCGGGTGTGGTGGTCAAGGACGGTCACGTGACCTTCGCCATCGAGGTCGAGCCCGAGCGCGGCCCCAAGCTGGAGCCCTTGCGCAAGGCCGCCGAAAAGGCGGTGCACGATCTGGCCGGCGTGCTGACCGTGTCGGCGGTGCTGACCGCCGAACGCCACGTCCATGGTGGCCCCAAGGGCGGTCACGATCATGGTCATGGCCAGCAGGGGGCGGAACGCCCGTTGCTGCCCGACGTCAAGGCGATCATCGCCGTGGCCTCGGGCAAGGGTGGTGTCGGCAAGTCGACCACCGCCACCAATCTGGCCATGGCGCTGTCGCAGCAGGGCCTGAAGGTCGGCCTGTTCGACGCCGACATCTACGGCCCCTCCATGCCGCGCATGCTGGGCATCGAGGGCGAGCCGGTCAGCCCTGACGGTCAGACCCTGCTGCCCATGGAAAGCTATGGCGTCAAGTGCATGTCCATCGGCTTCCTGGTGCCCGAGGACAGCCCGATCATCTGGCGCGGCCCCATGGTCATGGGCGCCATCCAGCAATTGCTGCGCGACGTCCAGTGGGGCGAGCTGGACGTGATGGTCATCGACATGCCGCCGGGCACCGGTGACACCCAATTGACCATCAGCCAGAATTTGCCGCTGACCGGCGCCGTCATCGTCTCCACCCCCCAGGACATCGCCCTGCTCGATGCCCGGAAGGGGCTCAACATGTTCCGCAAGGTGGATATCCCGGTGCTGGGGATCATCGAGAACATGTCCTATTACATCTGCCCGAAATGCGGCGACGAGGCCCATATCTTCGGCCATGGCGGCGCCAAGGCGGAAGCGGCCAAGCTGTCGTGCGACTTCTTGGGCGAAGTGCCGTTGGATATCGTCATCCGTGAAACCGCCGATCGTGGCGAGCCCATCGTCGTGTCCAAGCCGTCCAGCTCGCACGCCAAGGCCTATCGCGATATCGCCAAGAAGGTGTGGGACAAGGTGCAACTGATCCAAAGCGGCGCCAAGAAGGGGCCGAAGATCAGCTTCCAATAA
- the hflK gene encoding FtsH protease activity modulator HflK, translated as MPWNSGGNGGGPWGGGGGSGGNGGGGNSGGPWGRGPGNGGGNNNGPDIEDLIRRSQDKLRRAMPGGAGLGNLGGKGLLLLVALGVAGWAATGIYRVQPDQQGVVLRFGQWVDTTEPGLRYHLPYPMESVLLPQVTKINQLQLGFRAVGDSRFERNSGRDVPEESRMLTGDENIVEADFTVFWQIKDAGKYLFNIRDPEGTVKVAAESAMRDMIGRNPIQAALSDKRQPIADAAKVELQRLLDSYDAGILITQVQLQKVEPPAAVIDAFNDVQRARADQERARNESEAYRNDIIPRARGEAEKMVQDAEAYKEQVLNQAQGQTKRFMALFDAWKQSPEVTERRLYLETMEDVMKGSHKIIIDQSKNGQGVVPYLPLNDLKKGAAQ; from the coding sequence ATGCCTTGGAATTCCGGTGGAAACGGTGGCGGCCCCTGGGGCGGCGGTGGCGGTAGCGGCGGCAATGGCGGCGGCGGCAATAGCGGTGGCCCGTGGGGCCGTGGCCCCGGCAACGGCGGCGGCAACAACAACGGCCCCGACATTGAAGACTTGATCCGCCGCAGCCAGGACAAGCTGCGCAGGGCCATGCCCGGCGGCGCCGGCCTGGGCAATCTGGGCGGCAAGGGCTTGCTGCTGCTGGTGGCGCTGGGCGTCGCCGGCTGGGCGGCGACCGGCATCTATCGGGTTCAGCCCGACCAGCAGGGCGTGGTCCTGCGCTTCGGCCAGTGGGTCGACACCACCGAGCCGGGCCTGCGCTATCACCTGCCTTATCCCATGGAAAGCGTGCTGCTGCCGCAGGTGACCAAGATCAACCAGCTGCAATTGGGCTTCCGCGCCGTCGGCGATTCGCGCTTCGAGCGCAATTCGGGCCGCGATGTGCCGGAGGAAAGCCGCATGCTGACCGGCGACGAAAACATCGTCGAGGCCGATTTCACCGTGTTCTGGCAGATCAAGGACGCCGGCAAGTACCTGTTCAACATCCGCGACCCCGAAGGCACGGTCAAGGTCGCCGCCGAAAGCGCCATGCGCGACATGATCGGCCGCAACCCCATCCAGGCGGCTTTGTCCGACAAGCGCCAGCCCATCGCCGATGCCGCCAAGGTGGAATTGCAGCGCCTGCTCGATTCCTATGACGCCGGCATCCTGATCACCCAGGTGCAGTTGCAGAAGGTGGAGCCGCCGGCGGCGGTCATCGACGCCTTCAACGACGTCCAGCGCGCCCGTGCCGACCAGGAACGCGCCCGCAACGAATCGGAAGCCTATCGCAACGACATCATCCCCCGCGCCCGCGGCGAGGCGGAAAAGATGGTCCAGGACGCCGAAGCCTATAAGGAACAGGTGCTCAACCAGGCCCAGGGTCAGACCAAGCGCTTCATGGCGCTTTTCGACGCCTGGAAGCAATCGCCCGAGGTCACCGAGCGCCGCCTGTACCTGGAAACCATGGAAGACGTGATGAAGGGATCGCACAAGATCATCATCGACCAATCCAAGAACGGCCAGGGCGTGGTGCCCTATCTGCCGCTCAACGACCTGAAGAAGGGAGCCGCCCAATGA
- the hflC gene encoding protease modulator HflC — MNPRSLPFIAAIIGGLLIVAGSSLYVVNQAEQALVLRLGAHRATIKEPGLHFKVPFIEDVVRYDLRLLPLDPPAEEIILGDSKRIVVDTFARYRIEDPLKFYQALKNETNARGQMSQVVSSAMRRVMGQVMLPSLLSDERTRIMEDILREVSERSAAYGIVVADVRIRRADLPEETSQSIYDRMKSERERQAKELRAQGYEWGQQIRARADREKTVILAEAERQANFLRAKGDVESSRIFNEAYGKDARFYKFYRSLEAYRTALTKDTTMVLSPNSEFFDIFNGPNRR, encoded by the coding sequence ATGAACCCGCGTTCGCTGCCCTTCATCGCCGCCATCATCGGCGGCCTGCTGATCGTCGCCGGCTCGTCCCTTTACGTGGTCAATCAGGCCGAACAGGCCCTGGTGCTGCGCCTGGGCGCCCACCGTGCCACCATCAAGGAGCCGGGCCTGCACTTCAAGGTTCCGTTCATCGAGGACGTGGTGCGCTATGATCTGCGCCTGCTGCCCTTGGACCCGCCGGCGGAAGAAATCATCCTGGGCGATTCCAAGCGTATCGTCGTCGATACCTTCGCCCGCTACCGCATCGAAGACCCGCTCAAGTTCTATCAGGCGCTGAAGAACGAGACCAACGCGCGGGGCCAGATGTCGCAGGTGGTGTCGTCGGCCATGCGCCGGGTGATGGGTCAGGTGATGCTGCCGTCGCTGTTGTCGGACGAACGCACCCGCATCATGGAAGATATCCTGCGCGAGGTCAGCGAACGCTCCGCCGCCTACGGCATCGTCGTCGCCGACGTACGTATCCGCCGCGCCGATCTGCCGGAAGAAACCAGCCAGTCCATCTACGACCGCATGAAGTCGGAACGCGAGCGTCAGGCCAAGGAACTGCGCGCCCAGGGTTACGAATGGGGTCAGCAGATTCGTGCCCGCGCCGACCGTGAAAAGACGGTCATCCTGGCCGAGGCCGAACGTCAGGCCAATTTCCTGCGCGCCAAGGGCGACGTCGAATCGTCGCGCATCTTCAACGAAGCCTACGGCAAGGATGCCCGCTTCTATAAGTTCTACCGCTCGCTCGAAGCCTATCGCACGGCGCTGACCAAGGACACCACCATGGTTCTGTCGCCCAACAGCGAGTTCTTCGACATCTTCAACGGCCCCAACCGCCGTTGA